Proteins encoded in a region of the Atopobium sp. oral taxon 416 genome:
- a CDS encoding HAD family phosphatase, whose amino-acid sequence MAEGQTTLAADSPNFMWPPHFGGAIFDFDGTISDTASLWEDIDRKFLAERNIPYSVEFPRTLSAMGFDQGAKYTVEHYHLNEDPKDIVNEWMRMSQNAYRTEAVLRPGVVPYLRALRSAHIPYALATTNTSDLLDSMQRIPIRELFPIRVFGADVAHTKDHPDIYLEAAHRLNVAPDRCIVFEDLAVALRAANQAGCITCAIASGDPLQHVTEVQEIADVFLSDWKAIPVPKR is encoded by the coding sequence ATGGCAGAAGGACAGACAACGCTTGCAGCGGATTCCCCCAATTTTATGTGGCCACCCCACTTTGGGGGCGCCATCTTCGACTTCGACGGGACAATCTCGGATACCGCAAGCCTCTGGGAGGATATCGACCGAAAATTCTTAGCTGAACGTAACATCCCATACAGCGTGGAGTTCCCTCGCACACTTTCTGCCATGGGATTCGATCAGGGTGCCAAGTACACCGTGGAGCACTACCACTTGAATGAGGACCCGAAGGACATCGTGAACGAGTGGATGCGCATGAGCCAGAACGCCTATAGAACCGAAGCCGTGCTGCGTCCGGGCGTCGTACCCTACCTCAGGGCCCTGAGATCTGCCCACATCCCCTATGCGCTCGCTACGACCAATACCTCAGACCTGTTGGACTCCATGCAGCGCATCCCGATCAGGGAGCTCTTCCCCATCCGCGTCTTTGGGGCGGATGTGGCGCACACGAAGGACCACCCGGACATCTATCTGGAAGCAGCACATCGCCTCAACGTAGCGCCTGACCGCTGCATTGTCTTTGAGGACCTCGCGGTCGCACTGCGCGCTGCCAACCAGGCAGGCTGTATCACCTGTGCGATCGCCTCAGGGGATCCATTGCAGCATGTCACTGAGGTCCAGGAGATCGCCGACGTCTTCCTCTCCGACTGGAAGGCAATTCCGGTCCCAAAGCGATAA
- a CDS encoding cold-shock protein has protein sequence MAQGTVKWFNPEKGYGFISREDGDDLFVHYSEIQMDGFKTLDEGQRVEFDITTGQNGKLQASNVRKI, from the coding sequence ATGGCTCAAGGTACTGTTAAGTGGTTCAATCCTGAAAAGGGTTACGGCTTCATCTCTCGTGAGGATGGTGACGATCTGTTCGTACACTACTCCGAGATCCAGATGGATGGCTTCAAGACCCTGGATGAGGGGCAGCGTGTGGAGTTCGATATCACCACTGGCCAGAATGGTAAGCTTCAGGCTTCCAACGTTCGCAAGATTTAA